From a single Couchioplanes caeruleus genomic region:
- the topA gene encoding type I DNA topoisomerase has protein sequence MPSNARTTRLVIVESPSKAKTIAGYLGPDYFVEASFGHVRDLPKNADEVPEKYKGESWARLGVDVDNGFHPLYVVSSDRKQQIAKLKQLAKEVDEIFLATDEDREGEAIAWHLVETIKPKVPVKRMVFHEITRPAIQAAVANPREIDKDLVDAQEARRILDRLYGYEVSPVLWKKVMPKLSAGRVQSVATRIVVERERQRMAFRTAEYWDINAQLAVQGKVEGPRNFSATLIALNGDRIATGKDFEPTTGRIKPGASVVHLDGDGARGLAARLEDRPFQVTRVEEKPYRRRPYAPFITSTLQQEAARKLRMSSAQTMRVAQRLYENGYITYMRTDSVNLSETAIAAARRQIAELYGERSVPPEPRRYTGKVKNAQEAHEAIRPAGDTFRAPGELAKELSGDEFRLYELIWRRTVASQMTDAVGNSISVRIRAVSTAQEEADFAATGKTITDPGFLRAYVESSDDENAEAEDAERRLPNLVKDQPLTAEELAAVGHHTSPPARYTEASLVKALEELGIGRPSTYASIMQTIQDRGYVEKRGQALIPTFIAFAVIGLMEKHYPRLVDYNFTAAMENDLDGIAGGDHASLDFLSAFYFGSQNADPEDSIAQAGGLRKLVTDNLSAIDARSINSIPLFDDEEGRLIVVRVGRYGPYLQRQLPEATEESPNDRVSIPDGVAPDELTPEKVRELFLGGGGEKSLGEDPSTGEPVVLKSGRFGPYVESGERRSSLFRTQSPETLTLEQAVQLLTLPRVVGKDPEGAEIVAKNGKFGPYVQRGTDSRSLQREDELFTITLDEALALLAAPKTRQRGAAKPPLRELGPDPATQKPMVIKEGRFGPYVTDGEFNASLRRGQTPEELTVEQASEMLAEKRAKGPAPKKAAKRAPAKKAADGAEPAKKAATKKATAKKAPAKKATARKATNAAPAAKKAAPKKAAPAKATAAAD, from the coding sequence GTGCCGAGTAACGCCAGGACGACCCGTCTGGTCATCGTCGAGTCCCCGTCGAAGGCCAAGACGATCGCCGGTTACCTGGGGCCCGACTATTTCGTCGAGGCCTCCTTCGGCCATGTCCGTGACCTGCCGAAGAACGCCGACGAGGTGCCCGAGAAGTACAAGGGCGAGTCCTGGGCGCGGCTCGGCGTCGACGTCGACAACGGCTTCCACCCGCTCTACGTCGTCTCCTCCGACCGCAAGCAGCAGATCGCGAAGCTGAAGCAGCTGGCCAAGGAGGTCGACGAGATCTTCCTCGCCACCGATGAGGACCGCGAGGGCGAGGCCATCGCGTGGCACCTGGTCGAGACGATCAAGCCGAAGGTCCCGGTCAAGCGGATGGTCTTCCACGAGATCACCCGGCCGGCGATCCAGGCGGCGGTCGCCAACCCGCGCGAGATCGACAAGGACCTGGTCGACGCCCAGGAGGCGCGGCGCATCCTCGACCGGCTGTACGGCTACGAGGTCAGCCCGGTGCTGTGGAAGAAGGTCATGCCGAAGCTGTCGGCGGGCCGGGTCCAGTCCGTGGCGACCCGCATCGTGGTCGAGCGCGAGCGCCAGCGCATGGCCTTCCGCACGGCCGAGTACTGGGACATCAACGCCCAGCTGGCCGTGCAGGGCAAGGTCGAGGGGCCGCGCAACTTCTCGGCGACGCTGATCGCGCTCAACGGCGACCGCATCGCCACCGGCAAGGACTTCGAGCCCACCACCGGGCGGATCAAGCCCGGCGCGTCGGTCGTGCACCTCGACGGCGACGGCGCCCGCGGGCTCGCCGCCCGGCTCGAGGACCGCCCGTTCCAGGTCACCCGGGTCGAGGAGAAGCCGTACCGGCGCCGGCCGTACGCGCCCTTCATCACCTCGACGCTGCAGCAGGAGGCCGCGCGCAAGCTGCGCATGTCCTCGGCGCAGACCATGCGGGTGGCGCAGCGGCTGTACGAGAACGGTTACATCACCTACATGCGTACCGACTCGGTGAACCTGTCGGAGACGGCCATCGCGGCCGCCCGCCGGCAGATCGCCGAGCTGTACGGCGAGCGCAGCGTCCCGCCGGAGCCGCGCCGCTACACCGGCAAGGTCAAGAACGCCCAGGAGGCGCACGAGGCGATCCGCCCCGCCGGCGACACCTTCCGGGCGCCGGGCGAGCTGGCCAAGGAGCTCTCCGGCGACGAGTTCCGGCTGTACGAGCTGATCTGGCGCCGTACGGTCGCCTCGCAGATGACCGACGCGGTCGGCAACTCGATCTCCGTGCGCATCCGGGCGGTCTCCACCGCTCAGGAGGAGGCGGACTTCGCCGCGACCGGCAAGACGATCACCGACCCGGGCTTCCTGCGCGCCTACGTCGAGTCGTCCGACGACGAGAACGCCGAGGCCGAGGACGCCGAGCGCCGCCTGCCCAACCTCGTCAAGGACCAGCCGCTGACCGCCGAGGAGCTCGCCGCGGTCGGCCACCACACCAGCCCGCCGGCGCGCTACACCGAGGCGTCGCTGGTCAAGGCGCTGGAGGAGCTGGGCATCGGCCGCCCGTCGACGTACGCGTCGATCATGCAGACGATCCAGGACCGCGGGTACGTGGAGAAGCGCGGCCAGGCGCTGATCCCGACGTTCATCGCGTTCGCCGTGATCGGGCTGATGGAGAAGCACTATCCGCGGCTGGTCGACTACAACTTCACCGCCGCGATGGAGAACGACCTCGACGGCATCGCCGGGGGCGACCACGCCTCGCTGGACTTCCTCAGCGCGTTCTACTTCGGCAGCCAGAACGCCGACCCGGAAGACTCGATCGCCCAGGCGGGCGGCCTGCGCAAGCTGGTCACCGACAACCTCAGCGCCATCGACGCGCGGTCGATCAACTCGATCCCGCTCTTCGACGACGAGGAGGGCCGGCTCATCGTCGTGCGGGTCGGCCGGTACGGGCCGTACCTGCAGCGTCAGCTCCCGGAGGCGACCGAGGAGTCGCCGAACGACCGGGTCTCCATCCCGGACGGTGTCGCGCCCGATGAGCTGACCCCCGAGAAGGTCAGGGAGCTGTTCCTCGGCGGCGGTGGGGAGAAGAGCCTCGGCGAGGACCCGTCGACCGGCGAGCCGGTGGTGCTCAAGTCCGGCCGCTTCGGCCCGTACGTGGAGAGCGGGGAGCGGCGGTCGTCGCTGTTCCGCACCCAGTCGCCGGAGACGCTCACGCTGGAGCAGGCGGTGCAGCTGCTCACCCTGCCGAGGGTCGTCGGCAAGGACCCCGAGGGTGCGGAGATCGTCGCCAAGAACGGCAAGTTCGGCCCGTACGTGCAGCGCGGCACCGACTCGCGGTCCCTGCAGCGCGAGGACGAACTCTTCACGATCACGCTGGACGAGGCGCTGGCCCTGCTGGCCGCCCCGAAGACCCGCCAGCGCGGCGCGGCCAAGCCGCCGCTGCGTGAGCTCGGCCCCGACCCGGCCACCCAGAAGCCCATGGTGATCAAAGAGGGCCGGTTCGGCCCGTACGTGACCGACGGCGAGTTCAACGCGTCGCTGCGGCGCGGGCAGACGCCGGAGGAGCTGACCGTCGAGCAGGCCTCGGAGATGCTCGCCGAGAAGCGCGCGAAGGGTCCGGCGCCGAAGAAGGCCGCGAAGAGGGCGCCGGCCAAGAAGGCCGCCGACGGTGCCGAGCCCGCGAAGAAGGCCGCCACCAAGAAGGCCACCGCGAAGAAGGCGCCGGCCAAGAAGGCGACCGCCCGCAAGGCGACCAATGCCGCGCCGGCCGCCAAGAAGGCAGCGCCGAAGAAGGCAGCCCCCGCGAAGGCCACGGCCGCCGCCGACTGA
- a CDS encoding sodium-translocating pyrophosphatase: MSGTSISLAAESGGASLSGSNVTFVIVAVVFALVALAFAAMFVQSVLKAGRGTTNMQEIAGAVQEGASAYLFRQFKTLAIFVVVAVVLLFLLPVHGNSDNETAVKIGRSLFFVVGAVFSSFIGGAGMALATRANLRVAAAAGEAGGREKAMGIAFRTGGVVGFLTVGLGLFGGALVVLIYRDDAPTVLEGFGFGAALLAMFMRVGGGIFTKAADVGADLVGKVEQGIPEDDPRNAATIADNVGDNVGDCAGMAADLFESYAVTLVAALILGQAAFGQDGLIFPLIVSTIGVVIAIVGVFITRLRASDRNGLTAINRAFYISAVLSAIIVAIVSFIYLPATFAGFNDASLDAGVVASGRDPRLVAIGAVVIGIVLAAAIQALTGYFTEVQRRPVQDIGKSSQTGAATVVLAGVSVGLESAVYSALLIGAGVYGAFLLGGSSITLSLFAVALAGTGLLTTVGVIVAMDTFGPISDNAQGIAEMSGDVDERGAQILTELDAVGNTTKAITKGIAIATAVLAATALFGSYTNTLSSSLADAGISPDRIGGEILGLLNISNPRNLVGLLVGAAVVFLFSGLAINAVSRSAGAVVMEVRRQFRDFPGIMDGTQRPEYGRVVDICTRDAQRELLTPGLLAIMAPIAVGFGLGAGALAAYLAGAIGAGTLMAVFLANSGGAWDNAKKLVEDGAYGGKGSDAHAATVIGDTVGDPFKDTAGPAINPLLKVMNLVSLLIAPAVVAWSVGTDQNTALRVTISVVAALIIVAAVVWSKRKPISMGDEAPAAASTSEKVSA; the protein is encoded by the coding sequence ATGTCCGGGACCTCCATATCCCTCGCCGCGGAGAGCGGCGGGGCGTCCCTCAGCGGTTCGAACGTCACGTTCGTCATCGTCGCGGTGGTGTTCGCGCTCGTCGCGCTCGCCTTCGCCGCCATGTTCGTGCAGTCGGTCCTCAAGGCCGGGCGCGGCACCACCAACATGCAGGAGATCGCGGGGGCTGTGCAGGAGGGTGCGTCCGCGTACCTGTTCCGGCAGTTCAAGACCCTGGCGATCTTCGTCGTCGTCGCGGTCGTGCTGCTGTTCCTGCTGCCCGTGCACGGGAACAGTGACAACGAGACCGCGGTGAAGATCGGCCGGTCGCTGTTCTTCGTCGTCGGCGCGGTGTTCAGTTCGTTCATCGGTGGCGCCGGCATGGCGCTGGCGACGCGGGCGAACCTGCGCGTCGCCGCTGCCGCGGGTGAGGCCGGCGGCCGCGAGAAGGCGATGGGCATCGCGTTCCGTACCGGTGGCGTGGTCGGCTTCCTCACCGTGGGCCTCGGCCTGTTCGGTGGCGCGCTGGTCGTGCTCATCTACCGCGACGACGCCCCGACCGTGCTCGAGGGCTTCGGCTTCGGGGCCGCGCTGCTCGCCATGTTCATGCGGGTCGGCGGCGGCATCTTCACGAAGGCGGCGGACGTCGGCGCCGACCTGGTCGGCAAGGTCGAGCAGGGCATCCCGGAGGACGACCCGCGCAACGCCGCGACGATCGCGGACAACGTGGGCGACAACGTCGGCGACTGCGCCGGCATGGCGGCCGACCTCTTCGAGTCGTACGCGGTCACGCTCGTCGCCGCCCTCATCCTGGGCCAGGCGGCGTTCGGCCAGGACGGCCTGATCTTCCCGCTGATCGTCTCGACGATCGGCGTGGTCATCGCCATCGTCGGTGTCTTCATCACGCGGCTGCGCGCCTCGGACCGCAACGGCCTGACCGCCATCAACCGGGCGTTCTACATCTCGGCCGTGCTGTCGGCGATCATCGTGGCGATCGTCAGCTTCATCTACCTGCCGGCGACCTTCGCCGGGTTCAACGACGCCTCCCTGGACGCCGGTGTCGTCGCCAGCGGCCGTGACCCGCGCCTGGTGGCCATCGGCGCGGTCGTGATCGGCATCGTGCTCGCCGCCGCCATCCAGGCCCTGACCGGCTACTTCACCGAGGTGCAGCGGCGCCCGGTGCAGGACATCGGCAAGTCGTCGCAGACGGGTGCGGCCACGGTGGTCCTGGCTGGCGTCAGCGTCGGGCTGGAGTCGGCGGTCTACTCGGCGCTGCTCATCGGCGCGGGTGTCTACGGTGCGTTCCTGCTCGGCGGTTCCTCCATCACGCTGTCGCTCTTCGCGGTCGCGCTGGCCGGCACCGGCCTGCTGACCACGGTCGGCGTCATCGTCGCGATGGACACCTTCGGGCCGATCTCGGACAACGCGCAGGGCATCGCCGAGATGTCGGGCGACGTGGACGAGCGCGGCGCGCAGATCCTGACCGAGCTCGACGCGGTCGGCAACACCACGAAGGCGATCACCAAGGGCATCGCGATCGCGACGGCCGTCCTCGCCGCCACGGCGCTGTTCGGCTCGTACACGAACACGCTGTCGTCGTCGCTGGCCGACGCCGGGATCAGCCCCGACCGGATCGGCGGCGAGATCCTCGGCCTGCTGAACATCTCCAACCCGCGCAACCTGGTCGGCCTGCTGGTCGGCGCCGCGGTCGTGTTCCTCTTCTCCGGCCTGGCGATCAACGCCGTCTCCCGCTCGGCGGGCGCGGTCGTGATGGAGGTACGCCGCCAGTTCCGCGACTTCCCCGGCATCATGGACGGCACTCAGCGTCCCGAGTACGGCCGCGTCGTCGACATCTGCACCCGGGACGCCCAGCGTGAGCTGCTCACCCCGGGTCTGCTGGCGATCATGGCGCCGATCGCGGTGGGCTTCGGCCTGGGCGCCGGCGCGCTCGCGGCGTACCTGGCCGGTGCGATCGGTGCGGGCACGCTGATGGCGGTGTTCCTGGCCAACTCCGGTGGTGCCTGGGACAACGCCAAGAAGCTGGTCGAGGATGGCGCGTACGGCGGCAAGGGCTCCGACGCCCACGCCGCGACGGTCATCGGCGACACCGTCGGCGACCCGTTCAAGGACACCGCGGGCCCGGCCATCAACCCGCTGCTGAAGGTGATGAACCTGGTGTCGCTGCTGATCGCCCCGGCCGTCGTGGCCTGGAGCGTCGGCACGGACCAGAACACCGCGCTGCGCGTGACGATCTCGGTCGTCGCGGCGCTGATCATCGTGGCGGCGGTCGTCTGGAGCAAGCGCAAGCCGATCTCCATGGGCGACGAGGCCCCGGCGGCGGCGTCCACCTCGGAGAAGGTCAGCGCCTGA
- a CDS encoding ATP-binding protein, which produces MMATVRLSFSPAPVHVRTARLVGVAVARRAGVAEDLLDEVRLAIGEACTRAVALHNQYNLPDLVMVEMSDADSYMVRVIDRAPIEASIGLTKLPPDELADESLTDEALTTGVGFALLAGFVDDLQVRPVEEGAGTEVRMVWPVHRR; this is translated from the coding sequence GTGATGGCGACGGTACGGCTGTCGTTCTCGCCCGCGCCGGTGCACGTACGCACCGCCCGGCTGGTCGGCGTCGCGGTCGCTCGGCGCGCGGGGGTCGCCGAGGACCTGCTCGACGAGGTGCGCCTGGCGATCGGCGAGGCCTGCACCCGAGCGGTGGCGCTGCACAACCAGTACAACCTCCCCGACCTCGTCATGGTCGAGATGTCCGACGCGGACTCGTACATGGTCCGCGTGATCGACCGCGCGCCGATCGAGGCGAGCATCGGCCTGACGAAGCTGCCGCCGGACGAGCTGGCGGACGAGTCGCTGACCGACGAGGCGCTGACCACGGGCGTGGGGTTCGCGCTGCTCGCCGGCTTCGTCGACGACCTTCAGGTCCGCCCGGTCGAGGAGGGCGCGGGCACCGAGGTCCGCATGGTCTGGCCGGTCCACCGCCGCTGA
- a CDS encoding STAS domain-containing protein: MELSLTSRTVGEHTVLDVGGEVDVYTAPRLRERLVELVDGGSRHVVVDLGRVDFLDSTGLGVLVGALKRLRAANGTFGLVCSKEPLLKIFRITALDQVFPIYPSIEAATSTASGERDDTPPTA, encoded by the coding sequence ATGGAGCTGTCGCTGACCAGCCGGACCGTCGGCGAGCACACGGTGCTCGACGTCGGCGGTGAGGTCGACGTCTACACGGCCCCGCGCCTGCGCGAACGTCTCGTCGAGCTGGTCGACGGGGGATCGCGTCACGTGGTGGTGGACCTCGGCCGGGTCGACTTCCTCGACTCCACCGGGCTGGGCGTGCTCGTCGGCGCCCTCAAGCGGTTGCGCGCCGCCAACGGCACCTTCGGCCTGGTCTGCTCGAAGGAACCGCTGCTCAAGATCTTCCGGATCACCGCCCTCGACCAGGTCTTCCCGATCTACCCCTCCATCGAGGCGGCCACCTCGACGGCGTCCGGCGAACGCGACGACACCCCTCCGACGGCGTGA
- a CDS encoding DEAD/DEAH box helicase, translating to MPAAGQGKPAVPAARTDDAVPRVAAPREEGGPAGLAALGPAELLHRLRVRRASVEDSSITHVERVAARAGRTVPWPAWVPRSLREAYGFEPWEHQAAAASLAHAGQHVVLATGTASGKSLAYQMPALSRLLEDPRATVLYLSPTKALAADQLRAVARLGLDGVRPATYDGDTPRDEREWIRQHSRFVLTNPDMLHHAMLPGHARWAPFLRRLAYVVIDECHTYRGVFGSHVSHVLRRLRRLAAQYGSSPTFVLASATSGDPEDAASRLTGLPVTAVTEDASPRGAVTFALWEPPLLPHEDPDLPPTRRSALSETADLLTDAVVAGTRTLAFVRSRRAAEVVATMTRRSLDEAVPGLGRRVAAYRAGYLREDRRAIERALMSGELLALASTNALELGVDLVGLDAVLICGYPGTRASLWQQAGRAGRAGGEALAVLVARDDPLDTYLVHHPEALFGRPVEATVLDPANPYVLGPQLCCAAAEAPLRPADLEMFGGRAAHAAVEGLTRTGALRKRPTGWYWTHQGRPEVDLRGTGGAPVAVVESATGRLLGTVDQGSSHVMLHQGAVYLHQGASYVVDDLDLDDAVALVHAAEPDWSTHARDVTDLSVVSVREYVDAGPVGLFLGEVDVTNQVVSYQRRRIGTGEVIDTRPLDLPARELRTVAVWFTVSPRTLLAAGVEPPDVPGALHAAEHAAIGLLPLMATCDRWDIGGLSTANHADTQAPTVFVYDGHPGGAGFAERAYGTAAQWLRATREAIASCGCDAGCPSCVQSPKCGNGNNPLDKDKAISVLDAVLASLPNRAAADEPNAA from the coding sequence ATCCCCGCGGCGGGTCAGGGCAAACCGGCCGTTCCCGCCGCCCGAACCGACGATGCGGTCCCGCGCGTAGCTGCGCCACGGGAAGAAGGCGGCCCGGCTGGGCTTGCCGCGCTGGGGCCCGCCGAGCTGCTGCACCGGCTCCGGGTGCGGCGGGCGTCAGTAGAGGATTCGTCGATCACGCATGTCGAGCGGGTCGCGGCGCGGGCCGGGCGTACGGTGCCGTGGCCGGCGTGGGTGCCGCGGTCGTTGCGGGAGGCGTACGGCTTCGAGCCCTGGGAGCATCAGGCCGCCGCGGCTTCGCTCGCCCACGCGGGGCAGCACGTCGTGCTCGCCACGGGTACGGCCTCCGGCAAGTCCCTCGCGTACCAGATGCCCGCGCTGAGCCGGCTGCTCGAGGACCCGCGGGCGACCGTGCTGTATCTCTCGCCGACCAAGGCGCTCGCCGCGGACCAGTTGCGGGCCGTCGCGCGCCTGGGGCTCGACGGCGTACGGCCGGCCACATACGACGGTGACACGCCGCGCGACGAGCGCGAGTGGATCCGGCAGCACTCCCGTTTCGTGCTGACGAACCCGGACATGCTGCACCACGCCATGCTGCCCGGGCATGCCCGGTGGGCACCTTTCCTGCGCCGTCTCGCGTACGTCGTGATCGACGAGTGCCACACCTACCGGGGCGTGTTCGGCTCGCACGTGTCGCACGTCCTGCGCCGCCTGCGCCGGTTGGCCGCCCAGTACGGCAGCTCCCCCACGTTCGTTCTCGCATCCGCCACGTCGGGCGACCCGGAGGACGCGGCGTCGCGCCTCACCGGGCTGCCGGTGACCGCGGTGACCGAGGACGCGTCGCCGCGAGGGGCGGTCACCTTCGCGCTGTGGGAACCACCGCTGCTGCCGCACGAGGATCCCGATCTGCCACCGACGCGACGGTCCGCGCTGAGCGAGACGGCGGATCTGCTCACCGACGCGGTGGTCGCGGGCACCCGTACGCTCGCCTTCGTCCGTTCCCGGCGCGCCGCGGAGGTCGTGGCGACCATGACGCGGCGCTCCCTCGACGAGGCGGTTCCCGGGCTCGGGCGTCGGGTGGCGGCGTACCGGGCGGGCTATCTGCGCGAGGACCGGCGCGCGATCGAGCGGGCCCTGATGTCGGGTGAGCTGCTGGCCCTCGCGTCGACGAACGCCCTTGAGCTGGGTGTGGATCTCGTCGGGCTGGACGCGGTGCTGATCTGCGGCTACCCGGGTACCCGCGCGTCGCTGTGGCAGCAGGCCGGGCGTGCGGGCCGGGCCGGGGGCGAGGCGCTCGCGGTTCTCGTGGCGCGCGACGACCCGCTGGACACGTATCTCGTGCATCATCCCGAGGCGCTGTTCGGCCGCCCGGTCGAGGCCACCGTGCTGGATCCGGCCAACCCGTACGTGCTGGGCCCGCAATTGTGCTGCGCGGCCGCGGAGGCCCCGCTGCGCCCGGCGGACCTGGAGATGTTCGGTGGCCGCGCCGCGCATGCCGCGGTGGAGGGTCTGACCCGTACGGGAGCGCTGCGCAAACGCCCGACGGGCTGGTACTGGACCCACCAGGGGCGCCCGGAGGTCGACCTGCGCGGCACGGGCGGCGCCCCGGTCGCCGTGGTCGAGTCGGCCACCGGCCGCCTGCTCGGCACGGTCGACCAGGGCTCGTCGCACGTCATGCTCCACCAGGGTGCGGTCTACCTGCATCAGGGTGCCTCCTATGTGGTGGACGACCTGGACCTGGACGACGCGGTGGCGCTCGTCCACGCGGCGGAGCCGGACTGGTCCACCCATGCCCGCGACGTGACGGACCTGTCGGTGGTCTCGGTCCGCGAGTACGTGGACGCCGGCCCGGTCGGCCTGTTCCTCGGCGAGGTGGACGTGACCAACCAGGTCGTCTCGTACCAGCGCCGCCGCATCGGCACCGGCGAGGTGATCGACACCCGTCCGCTCGACCTGCCGGCCCGCGAGCTGCGTACGGTCGCCGTCTGGTTCACCGTCTCGCCGCGGACCCTGCTCGCCGCGGGCGTCGAACCCCCGGACGTGCCGGGCGCCCTGCACGCCGCGGAGCACGCCGCCATCGGCCTCCTGCCGCTGATGGCCACCTGCGACCGGTGGGACATCGGCGGCCTGTCGACCGCCAACCACGCGGACACGCAGGCGCCGACGGTCTTCGTGTACGACGGCCATCCGGGCGGCGCGGGCTTCGCCGAACGGGCGTACGGGACGGCAGCGCAGTGGTTGCGGGCGACCCGGGAGGCGATCGCCTCCTGCGGGTGCGATGCCGGGTGCCCGTCGTGTGTACAGAGCCCGAAGTGCGGCAACGGCAACAACCCCCTCGACAAGGACAAGGCGATCTCCGTTCTGGACGCCGTGCTCGCGTCCCTGCCGAACCGTGCCGCCGCGGACGAGCCGAACGCGGCCTGA
- a CDS encoding Rv3654c family TadE-like protein: MTGRDRGAASIFVLAVGLVLVAGGMAGAAVGAARVGRHEARTAADLGALAGAMRAVEGQQVACARAAELVSANGSRLTGCRLEGREIVVEVDTVVTPLPGLERHASAAARAGPVLR; encoded by the coding sequence GTGACGGGCCGCGACCGCGGTGCCGCCTCGATCTTCGTGCTCGCGGTCGGGCTCGTGCTCGTCGCCGGCGGTATGGCGGGCGCTGCCGTCGGCGCGGCGCGCGTCGGACGGCACGAGGCTCGCACCGCGGCCGACCTCGGCGCGCTCGCCGGGGCCATGCGTGCCGTCGAAGGTCAGCAGGTGGCGTGCGCGCGGGCCGCGGAGCTGGTGTCGGCGAACGGCAGCCGGTTGACCGGCTGCCGGCTGGAAGGCCGGGAGATCGTGGTCGAGGTCGACACGGTGGTGACGCCGCTGCCGGGCCTCGAACGCCACGCGTCCGCCGCGGCCAGAGCCGGCCCGGTCCTCCGTTGA
- a CDS encoding TadE family type IV pilus minor pilin, translated as MTERRQSGRPRQLPADPGPPSTQGGLGRAPAHGRDRGSFTAELAAGLPALMLLLLSGLTAVSALTTKGRCVDAAREGALVSARGGQGAQEASRIAPGAHVELTGDTDTVTVTVRTPVAVLGAHLPAITVESSATAAREPELIP; from the coding sequence GTGACCGAGCGTCGGCAGTCCGGCCGCCCCCGACAGTTACCCGCTGATCCGGGGCCTCCGTCCACACAGGGTGGTCTCGGACGAGCCCCGGCCCACGGCCGCGACCGCGGGTCGTTCACAGCCGAGCTCGCGGCCGGGCTGCCGGCGCTCATGCTTCTGCTTCTCTCCGGCCTTACCGCGGTCAGCGCGCTGACGACCAAGGGCCGCTGCGTCGACGCCGCCCGCGAAGGTGCCCTCGTCTCCGCCCGCGGTGGCCAGGGAGCGCAGGAGGCGAGCCGGATAGCTCCCGGCGCCCACGTGGAGCTCACCGGTGACACGGACACCGTGACGGTGACCGTACGGACGCCGGTGGCCGTCCTCGGCGCGCACCTGCCCGCGATCACGGTGGAGAGCAGCGCCACGGCGGCGCGGGAACCGGAGCTGATCCCGTGA
- a CDS encoding DUF4244 domain-containing protein, with the protein MARLAALRAEAGRDDGMNTAEYAVGTLAAVAFAGVLLKVLTSPNIQQSLARVINEALK; encoded by the coding sequence ATCGCCCGCCTCGCCGCCCTCCGTGCCGAAGCCGGCCGCGACGACGGCATGAACACCGCGGAGTACGCGGTCGGCACCCTGGCCGCTGTCGCCTTCGCGGGCGTCCTGCTCAAGGTCCTGACCAGCCCCAACATCCAGCAGTCCCTGGCCCGGGTGATCAACGAGGCCCTGAAGTGA
- a CDS encoding type II secretion system F family protein yields MPPARRPASADRRGHRPRPCSPGRRMIRRIVVALTCGAAIIWYAGHWWGMPVAALAAYGIDRWLRRQEPADVRASRTRAEADLPLAADLLAAALRAGAPVDHAVSAVAEALGGPLAERLDRVARSLRLDADPPEAWSHLAGVRGADRLTAAAVRSSTSGGALSGACTRLAADLRADRAIAAEAAARRAGVLIVLPLGLCFLPAFLLAGLVPVVVAVLGDVL; encoded by the coding sequence CTGCCCCCTGCGCGCCGACCTGCGAGCGCTGACCGCCGCGGCCACCGTCCCCGTCCCTGTTCCCCGGGCCGCCGCATGATTCGCCGTATCGTCGTCGCGCTCACCTGCGGCGCGGCGATCATCTGGTACGCCGGTCACTGGTGGGGCATGCCGGTCGCCGCGCTCGCCGCGTACGGGATCGACCGATGGCTGAGGCGCCAGGAGCCGGCCGACGTGCGCGCCAGTCGGACGCGAGCCGAGGCGGACCTGCCGCTCGCGGCTGACCTCCTGGCAGCGGCCCTGCGCGCCGGTGCACCGGTCGACCACGCCGTCTCCGCGGTCGCCGAGGCACTGGGTGGTCCGCTCGCCGAACGCCTCGACCGCGTAGCCCGTTCGCTCCGCCTGGACGCCGACCCGCCCGAGGCCTGGTCCCACCTGGCCGGCGTCAGGGGCGCGGACCGCCTCACCGCCGCGGCGGTCCGCTCCAGCACCAGCGGTGGGGCCCTGTCCGGGGCGTGTACGCGTCTCGCCGCCGACCTGCGGGCCGACCGGGCCATCGCCGCGGAGGCGGCCGCCCGGCGCGCGGGAGTCCTGATCGTCCTGCCCCTGGGCCTGTGCTTCCTGCCGGCGTTCCTGCTCGCCGGCCTCGTACCGGTCGTCGTCGCGGTCCTCGGCGACGTCCTCTGA
- a CDS encoding response regulator — translation MTRILVVDDEPQIVRALSINLRARKYEVDTAPDGVSALRAATRVRPDLVILDLGLPDMEGNDVIRGLRGWTTVPIIVVSGRSGNQEKVSALDAGADDYITKPFSIDELLARIRAVTRRVQPADDAPVIATIGDHTIDLAARSITGGDAEVHLSPTEWQLLDHLLRHPDKLLGRTALLKEVWGPQYATETNYLRQYMARLRRKLETDPARPRHLLTEPGMGYRFRP, via the coding sequence GTGACCCGAATTCTGGTCGTCGACGACGAGCCGCAGATCGTGCGCGCGCTCAGCATCAACCTGCGCGCCCGCAAGTACGAGGTGGACACCGCACCGGACGGCGTCTCCGCGCTGCGGGCCGCCACCCGCGTACGCCCCGACCTGGTGATACTGGACCTGGGCCTGCCCGACATGGAAGGCAACGACGTCATCCGCGGACTGCGAGGCTGGACCACCGTCCCGATCATCGTGGTGTCCGGCCGCTCCGGTAACCAGGAAAAGGTCAGCGCGCTGGACGCCGGCGCCGACGACTACATCACCAAGCCGTTCAGCATCGACGAACTCCTCGCCCGCATCCGCGCCGTCACCCGGCGCGTCCAGCCGGCCGACGACGCCCCGGTGATCGCCACGATTGGTGACCACACCATCGACCTGGCTGCCCGCTCTATCACCGGCGGCGACGCTGAGGTGCACCTGAGCCCGACCGAGTGGCAGCTGCTCGACCACCTCCTGCGCCACCCTGACAAGCTGCTCGGCCGCACCGCCCTGCTCAAGGAGGTTTGGGGCCCGCAGTATGCGACCGAGACCAACTACCTGCGCCAGTACATGGCCCGGCTGCGCCGCAAACTCGAGACCGACCCGGCCCGCCCCCGGCACCTGCTCACCGAACCCGGCATGGGCTACCGCTTCCGGCCCTGA